The window AGAAAGATATGACAGGGAAAACGTTAAGTCATGTCCCTAGGACGCAAGTGCAACTGACTGACGTTTACGCCGTAAACAGTATATTTGTCCCACTCTAGCATGTGTAGTTCTGTCACTTCTCATCAATTTCAACAATAGCGTAACAGAAACCAGCTCCAGTTCCGGCCAATTTAACGACTCCGGGAAGTTTTATTAGCGTAGGGTTGCATCTGCAATTAATCGACATGAAAAttaatcgttttccgtttttttctgtttttgtacTTACAAATTTTCCGTGTCGTTGTTGCCACAATTACCGTGCTCATTCCAGCCCCAAGTATAGATTTTCCCGGCTGTGGTACGCATTAGACCATGTTCTGCTCCCATATGGATGCGTGCAGGTGTCTCTCCATCGTCCAATTGCAAATGCAGCGGCTGGGGAATGGCCTGTTGTTCACTGAACGCTCCTGTGCCCAATTGTCCATAACAATTGCGACCCCACGACAAGATGGTATCATTTCTCAATACGGCCACATTGTGAGTCCAACCTACGGCCAATTGTCGCACATCGTGCTCGAAAAGAAAGGCATTCGATTGCCCAAATTTATTGTCACCCAAGGAAAGTATGCGCCTGGTGCCGCCACCATTGGCAGCAGTCGTGCTAGTGTCCAGGCACTTGAGGAGCATGTGATGCTGCCCACTCGACAGCGATAGGATGCGCAAATCATTGGGATTGTGGACTTGAATTTTCATGGTGTTGCAACGATGCAGGCAAGTTGATGTAATGTCCAGCTCAATTGGCGGTGGATCCATTATCCGCAAACGCCCGAAAACATAGATTTTGTTATCCTCGGTAAGCACAGCGCAGTGTCGCAGGCCAAAACTAATCCGCTGGGCCAGCTCATCGCGTGGCAGACGCACCGGCATGGGTCGACGGACAGCCATAAAACCACGTTGACATATGCCCAGCTGCTGAAAGGCATTCGAACCCCAGACATACAATCGTTTTGTCAGCGTAATGGCCCCCGAGATGTCCCAGCCGCAGCAGATGGTTTCCACTGGTACCTCCTGGCAAAAGATTCGTTTAAATGGAACATGCTAAAAGCCAATTACTTCGAAACTTACTTCAAAATATTCAGTGGGAATCATGGTGAACTCATTGTGACATTCCTCCGTTGAATCCAGCCCCAACTGCCCACGATTATTCCAACCACAAGCATGGACTCGTCCATTGTTATCtaaaatcaaaacatgaccgcCACCGCCTCGTATGCGTCGCACCAATTGGGGGGCAAAAGACAATTTTGCTACACGTTGCGGTGTCATACACAGTTCCGACTCAAAGCCAAGGCCAAGTTGGCCATGAGAGTTGGCTCCCTGGTGGAAAGGAATAAAACGTAAAGGAAGTCTCTCATTAATTTGCCTTGCAAAtccacaaacacaaacacacacacacatacccagGCATAGACCTCCATGTCAATTGAAGTGACCACCAGTTGCTCCAGTCACTCGTTGATTTAATGCACTGCAAGCACGACAAAccgaccaacaacaacaataacaacaacacgTCTAGCGCATGTGCGCCTCCTACACTCTGTTCTTTTGGGTCTGGGCCAGAATTTGTTCTATCGTCTCCTTCGTGTCTTGGGCTTCCGTGCTTCCTGTAACTTTCGCTGTTCATTTGGAACTGCGGTTCTTACGCGGTTGGTAAGtaacttttatattttttttggattaaGTTACTTCCATGTAATTTATGGAAGGATTATTTGGCTTTCCCGTATCGAACGGGTTAACGCCCCAGCGAATGTGTGAAAACCAATTGTAAAACCAATGTAACTTCTGGGAGCAAATCTGCAAGaaatgtatttgttttttgttttctttttgttttaacagATGGTCTAGAGATGTGCGCATGCTGAGTGCCGTGACACGCTTGCAGTTACCTCACGACTGACAATACTGGTTTTCTGAAATATTGGTTTTAATAGCGCGGCCGTTATGAGATTTCAAATGGATTTTAGTTTTAATGACTACAAGAACATTGTCTTAATATGGGCGGAGAAATATTCCCTTAAGTTAATAGAAATTGTTGTCACATATTTATGATCATTTAAACTGAAATTATGAGTATTTGGCAGTCAGAATatgcaatttaaatatatagcTATTGACTTTTATAAATTATTCACACTATTCGTCTTAggctaaaaattaaataattcatgaaaaatataataagCTTCAGAAGGAATGCCCTTTGGAGTGGCTTATATAAAAGATAAACAAGACTTTTGTTTAAAATCCAATTTATAATcactaaatttattttataaatatattgtatattcatatataacataaacatttatacCTAACATATAGCATATTTTAACTGTTTCCCATATCTTAATTTCATTGTATTCATTGTAAAAGTGACTCGTTAGTTAAGTGCATTGAATTGTTAACTACAGAGCATTAATAAACTTTAAAGTCAACAATAAATGAATTGATCTATACATTTAACATAGCTTTATAACCTGCATTTTGTAGGATTTTTCACAAATGTTCGAAAAATTACAGCATATAGACCTTATAAAAGGAGTATCTGATAAAGAGCTACATATACGATTCATAAATTGTCATTACATGTCAAAAATATTAGGAAAAAAAGTagatttttataataaaaggAAGTGAAATATTTCGATCAGCGAATAAGATATGACTAAAATTTAATACCAAGTTCTTAAAGAAATGATATTTAGGGGTGACAAATTCTACAAGATTTTCTTagttttaatatatgtacagtCGAAATGCGCTAATTCTTGCAAaatagaataagtattttaactattttgtaaaattaaattaattttaagccCCGTTTCAAAGAGGTTCTTCCCCTgaaatagatatatacatCATTTCATTTTACGTGTATTATTAAGAATGACCCCCAAAGAAGAAGCCCAATGGCCCATTTTGCTTAACTGCATCTAATGTCTCTGTCGATTATGGAACGACGATTATAATCTTTTTCCTTTTACTGTAAGCAAACCTAAAGTCACGTAAACCGCATATAAACATATTGtaattaaaaagtaaataaaagttCAGGGCGAAGGTTGAAAGTGCATGCgatttaattaagttttaatTGTCAGGTTCCAGCTAGTCACAATGTGTAGCGAAAACGGCtgaaaaatacaacaaaaaaacttgTCCAAATAGGCAAACCGCTTCAAAAGATAAGATGATCGTTAATGAAGTCACTAGTGATGCGATTACACCTGTCAGGTAGTGAGTCAACTAAGTGTAATTAACCATCCAGCTCAACTAGCGCTAACAGCAGGACATTAAAAGTGTCTCAATACATTGCTGAGAAACATGCAATATTCCAGTCGTCGTCATGACTTAACCCGACATATTGTTTGGATAATCGAGCATTCATAACACACCGTAGTGTTGAggaaaattgatttaattttcttttgataaACCAAAGTTAAGCCCGGCCCTCCTTTTGGGCAGTGGCCCCATATGAGTATGATGATAAAAAGAAAGGCGAGCCATAGCCACCGCACAAGTGAGAAATGCACTTTGCGGCTGAATTTGCATTGCAAATAGAGTCACACAGACgggtgtatgtatatacatacatatatcctaaACGCTAGAAATGAAAACTAATGATTTTCACTGCACTGGAACCAATATGGGAGTTAAACACGCAAACGAAGGCACTCGGAGTTGCCttccaaatgaaatgaaatgataaTGCAAAAAATTAACCATCCAATAAAAGAAACTCCACTGGTACTTTCAAGTTATGGAGAAATTTATACATTAAGAAACTGCTTAGAGTATTTCAAAGTCGCCATTAGTTTAGAGGTCACATTGTTTGATTTCCGTCTAAGGTTTTTCCTACTGTCCGGCGTGAATATGACAAACAAGTTTGGTTGTACGTATTTCTTAAGTTTTTTGTGCGCAATGCGCAGTTGGAAATTTACAAGCGATAAAATTTTAGAATTCATAAAATTAGAAAAAGCGACAATAAACCAAATTCACTTAACTTCAATTAAGACataaagaaaaccaaaaaaaaaaaaactgcccTTGAAACTTTTACTAGGTAACCAACTATGGTgtgtttttcaatttaaatagttttcgATAAGAGTATGGGCGAAAGTTTAGGTTtatataaaagtttatttacAAATATAGTTCcgaaaattagtttttgtatacaaattttttgactTCATATATCCGATTATACGAttagatatatatgtagacAGTATACCTATAAAAAGTCTTAGATCTCGAACtcattttcaataattttgaaaccgtactttacaatttttatggtCTCAATTTTAAGCAGGTTTTTTGTTCTTATAAAAATGTAGCATACTTTACAGAGTTTGTAGATAAAACAAGTATAAGCTGTAAGAGTCCTGTATGAGAATAGgaatatcaaatttaaattaagacATACGAGAATGTAAactattttatattttacagGAAGTTCTACAAAAGTTCAAAGAGACGTAGACGGAAAAAGGATAGATCTGATTCGGAAAGTttgtatatagaaaaaaaactttcattcTGTATACATtaatcttttgtttcttattttaaatttgagaATACACTCTCAGATTCTTAAATTCCATTCAGAATTAGgtttataattttcaatatttccCATTCAACGAAATGGTAACCTCTGAATGCCTTTGTTTGCGTGTGgagcttttatttttgttctggTGAGCCGTATGAAGTAAGAAGTGAAAATCATAAGTTTTCATTTGTGGCGTTTAGCATGTGTGTAGAGTGTATCGCGTGTGTGTGCGCGTCTGTGCAATGCAAATTTCAGGGGGAGTGTATGTAAAGGATACCAAGCATGTCGGCAATTGTAACTCAATTTGCAAATTTTGTGGGCTTTTAGCCAGCAGAAAACCAGCAATTTTTGAAGAAAAACCTTAGAACAAAAAAGATAAAGATATAATTGGATTACAAGTCTTTTAATTAACGACCAAATCATCTTCAAAATGGTCTTTGCAGTAACAGTTTCCTATTTGGACGTATTTGCATGTTTCGCccgttttcttttattttccgTTTTTACATAAGCCGCTCACATTGTGGCTAACTGGAGCCTGACAattaaaacttaattaaatcGCATGCACTTTTAACCTTCGCCCTGAACCTTTACCTGCGTTTTAATTACAATATGTTTATATGCGGTTTACGTGACTTCATGAATataaaaggaaagaaaataaacgTATTTGACATTAcatggattttggttttgcctGCTATTTGATTCAGAAATTGTTAGCATTATGCATATGGCTCAGCAAGAATCATTTAACTGTCTTGAATAagttgaatatgtttatattttgtttattgtttgtgttttagtattttttaaagaattaaatGAAGATTTGcctaaaaatccaaaaaaggaaaaccttttgatattttcgaaaatatcaTTCAAGAAaatcaactgaacaacgaggatccggattcgaatcccaggctagtgtatggatgtagttttcgtctaagccgaaggccttagttgccagtgcttgtaaaatatagttaggttaatagtttataactatactttaataataataataataataaaatcatTCAAGAAAAAGTATAAAAGCGTTTTAGAGTTTACTAATGCTCtataatgtaaataaaaatatgtacatttactttttatatatttcacagattttctcaaaataaattaatttcttcGGTAAAAGTTACAATTAATAGTTtcttattatatattattattaatttttttccatactgttttaatattttgtgaCGCTATGCAAATTGAGTATTAATAAATAACTCAGAAGCAAGTGTTGACTAAATATGTCATCTCAACGTGGTGGGATTATGAGGAATTCACTTCAAGATTGGCATGGGCTCATCCAATATAAAGGACGGACATGTTCTAGACAAAATTTATTGGGAGTACATTTGTATTCTTATCCTAtactaaataatataaataataataaataataatataaagaaaaaagtgtTGAAATGCTTCACAATTCAAACTACCCGAATAATACTTTACATACTGTACAAACGATTATTTTCAAttgctaaaaaaaattatttcaaacccataaattagttttgtttcctatttaaattttttttgtgaaatatACTTTTTATTCGTATTAATGATCTGTACGACACTTCTTACATTTTACCCTTATTCAAATCAGTAACAAGATTAATTAATTTCTCAAATCATTTATTATGCTtcaagtaaaaaagaaaactcattCTTTTCATTGCTCGGACAAGATTcgcaatattaaaaaatagtaAATAATGCCAATGGCAACCAAAAActatatttcatttattatgGTCTATTTATACAcgagtacattttttaaatttgcccGCCCAGTCAGGTTTGCTCCGATAATGTCGATTAACCGATAAGCTTGCTCCGATAATGCCAATTTTTTAGCCCTTAGGACTTTTTACTCAAATGTCGATTTGTTATCGGTTATCTTATTTGCTATCGCCCCCAGCGCCCTTTAGCAGCTGTTAGGCACAACCACATGCGCggcaattaaaatattttgaatgttagcattttataattatatacgTGTGTGTAAATTTTTCTTCCATTCTAATTACGCCGGAATGTGGTTTACTTTACTTACTTTccctattttgtttttcttcgtTTTCCCTTTTGTGGCTAGCACATTGGGCGCAAAAAAAGAACGAAATGAAATTCTTTCGACTGTACTGACATTTTTATGCTCTACTAAATAAACAGATTTCGCCGttacatattatatatatttattatagttattgctaaaacttaacataaaaaataaaattatattcaaaTGTGTTTGGTTTTCGATTTAAAAACCTTTTTCTTATCAGTATTTAATGTATCCTGCACAATTTTAAGGAAATTTAACTTCCTCTTTTGAAAGTGTACAAAATGTGCAACGAAAGATAAGCTGAATTGGCGCCAGTGAATAGCTTGTTAAGGAAATTTCGATTGGCACTTGTAATTAAACGCTTGGCTTTTAATGTCATTTGTTGGCAACACCTTTAGTACAGAGATTAAGTTATCCTCGCCAAAAGTGAACGAGGAGaggtattttttttgctttttagcTTAAGGTTGCCAAACTTAAAGGTAAAGCATTTtgaattgtttaattttaataagggatagataatattttttttttgatctttatatatataagtataaatacatatgtttttCAACGAATGCTGAATTCAGTGAAACGATAAGAATTTTAGGGTTTCGTTTTACTAAAAAgttaataaagaaaagaaaaatttaagtcTATCACATTAAGATTTTAGAAATGAACAAAATATGTAgctaaatttacaaaaaatgtaattttaaaatttctcaaaaataataaaaatcttCTTTGtgaatatataattttgtcaaattatttaaaattaaaaaaaattatattcatattttaatgctttaaaattatatgtgtaatataaatataaaatacccTAACTATTAACTTGTCTTTTTAAACAGTACAAAAAATGTCAATAAACTTCTGTTTATTTtgctaaatattaaaaaaaaaaactataatttCATGAAGCTCTAATTTGGTAAATTTTTGGAGTATTTGATAAATTCAGTTCTTTATTTTGAAGTCAGTATATTGTGTCTTAATCTGCATTGAAAGCTCAAGAACtacatttttttcaatttttgcacAATATTCTGATGTAGAcatcattatttttttaaaaaatcggTTTGAAATTAATGGTTTTAAATGTCCAAgtgttaaataatttttaataatatgtTAAATTGCGATTTAGTTGAGATATAGCATTTTGAAATTGGtctaaaaatttatgaaaatgaaTAACAAATTTGTGTTTAAAAATTCGTAGAAAAACCTTTGTAAATCGTTTTGACCGTTTCTCAATTATGTTGTAACtttaaaagtgaaatttttaatgCTTCCTGAGAtggtttttaatatatttaaagtaaaatttaatCAGACAACTTTTAGTTTCCGAAACcaggaaaaaaatataaaaatttctttttccacCGATTATACAGTATACAGTAGTCTAAATTGGGAATTTGGaattcaaaatttgatttGCTTGATTTGAAAGATTTGGTCCatcttaataaattttttaattctaGGGCTGAATCGACTTATGACTACTTGCGATTTTAAGGCCCATTGTTTTTAAGTATTGAACTCTACCTATAACAGCATTTTAATGAGTGTAACGACCTCATGTCAGATTAGACAAACATTCATTGCGTTCGGGAGTTGGCTTGGACCTGtcagtttttgtattcaattatacatatgtttcCACGTTTTGAATACCAAATTCACTTATCATTCATTCAACACAAAAGTCATTCTAACCACTAATCATGACCTGTGGTTATGGTACACTGTCCATGGTTGCCTCCTGCCACATGCCATCGAAAACGCCAACTTTTCCTGTGCAGTAATTTCCAACTGTATGtctgaatgtgtgtgtgtgtgtgcatttggTCAAAACAAAACCATGGCGACCGACAAAACCAAACTGCAACCAAATTTCATAGCCCACAATGCCCCTTGTcaaattatgaaaatgttgGAATATTTCTGATATATCTGACACTTGAAATGATTTCGCTTTTTCCCCCTCTCTACCCATAATCCCCTTTTTTGCAAAAGCTATTCTAATTGCTCAATCAAAAAACGTATGCAATTCCATGGGGGTAAATCAAGCTGATGCTTCAAATGCAGACTTTaacttttcaaatatatatatatatagatgtatatAAAATGTGAAGGAAACTAACGGAAGTGTTTGGCGGTATTTTTTCCCAAAAGGATGAGGAAAgcgaaaaagaaatttgagGGTAAAGAAAATGAACGAATGAAAGTGATTGCCacaagcaacagcaaaagacAACAATGCCAAAACTTTGGCTGCCCTTGTGGTAGAAGAGATGGCGGGGGCAGGGCTTACCAAGAAGGCGAAGCAGTGGCATTTGCTATGAGGGGGAGTTCCCCCCTCTCAACTTAACGGAAACGGAAGCGCATTGAGCaaagttgcagttgcagttgttgctgcCTTTTGTTTTGCCTTGTCTTGGCCAAGCTCAGCTTCTTCTCGAACCGGCAAAGCAATTTAAGTTAAACAAGAGCTCAACGCCCACTACCTTTCGCCGCTCCCCCCAGGGCCCCTTGCCTGTCATGGTCCACAGCCACAAGCACAATGTAAAtgtcaaatatttttcaaaatccTTCGCTGCAAgtacatatagtatatatacgTATTATCGTCAACCGGATTTGTTGCAGGGcacttttcaaaaattgtttttcctGATTGACTTAAAGTTTTGACAGCGTGTCGCATGGCTAAGTCGTTGAGCGAAATTTTCGATTCAGTTAGGGAAAATTCCAATTAGTAAAAAGCTAAGCGGAAGTTTATAAATTATTCAATCGATTTACAACGAAGTTCAATAATTAGTCAGACTTtgatttaataaagtatatattgattttttttttgtttaagaagAGATGCTAAAATTTGTGTATTTTAAAACTTATTCAAGTTTATAATCAAAGAAAGAAGCAGCAACATTTTAT is drawn from Drosophila willistoni isolate 14030-0811.24 chromosome 2R unlocalized genomic scaffold, UCI_dwil_1.1 Seg167, whole genome shotgun sequence and contains these coding sequences:
- the LOC6642556 gene encoding secretion-regulating guanine nucleotide exchange factor, with product MEVYAWGANSHGQLGLGFESELCMTPQRVAKLSFAPQLVRRIRGGGGHVLILDNNGRVHACGWNNRGQLGLDSTEECHNEFTMIPTEYFEEVPVETICCGWDISGAITLTKRLYVWGSNAFQQLGICQRGFMAVRRPMPVRLPRDELAQRISFGLRHCAVLTEDNKIYVFGRLRIMDPPPIELDITSTCLHRCNTMKIQVHNPNDLRILSLSSGQHHMLLKCLDTSTTAANGGGTRRILSLGDNKFGQSNAFLFEHDVRQLAVGWTHNVAVLRNDTILSWGRNCYGQLGTGAFSEQQAIPQPLHLQLDDGETPARIHMGAEHGLMRTTAGKIYTWGWNEHGNCGNNDTENLCNPTLIKLPGVVKLAGTGAGFCYAIVEIDEK